The Herminiimonas arsenitoxidans sequence GTTCGTTTCAACCACGGCGACTGCAGCCGACAAGGCGGTGAGCGCGTATCAGCAAGAGCGTGCAGCCTGCCAATCTGCCTCGGATCGTAAGGAATGCTTGCGAGATGCCGGTGCCGCGCTCGATGCCTCGAAACACGGGCAATTGACGAGCGGGGATGCGGGGCTATATGAAAGAAACGCTTTAATGCGTTGCAAAGCCTTGCCGGAATCTGATCGTCAAGATTGCGTGCGACGCGTACATGGCGAGGGACAAGTATCCGGTAGTGTGTCCGGCGGCGGTATTTTCCGCGAAACGAAAACTATCATCGTTGATCCTCCTCCGCAGCCAAACGTGATACCTGAGCAACCCAAATATCGCAATATGCCCGCGCCTATGCCTATGGAACCACAAGGCAATGGCATGCGTTAATGTGCATAAGGTGTAGAGTGTTTGAAACATAGACGTCAGTCTGAGTGCTGACGTCTATGTCTAGTGATGGGAGCGCATCATGCTGTTATCCAGAAATCATTTCAAATCTCTGTCATCTGATGGCCATTCCGTTGAGCGTGGATTGTCACCGTTCGCTGTGTTGAAGAGTTTCTTGCTGGAGTTATTGGCGACGTATGCCAGATCCAAGTCTTGATCAAGCTCTTAGCCGTTTTCTTGCGCGATGAAATTTTCATATCCACGTGCGCGCAATGCACAGGCAGGACACGTGCCGCAGCCATATCCCCAAGCATGCAAGGCACCGCGCTCACCCAGATAGCAAGTGTGTGTTCCTTCGCGTATCAGATCGACCAGGGGCGGGCCGCCTAGATCCTGTGCCATCTTCCACGTCTCGGCCTTGTCTATCCACATCAGCGGTGTTTCCACCTTCAGACGCGTTGCCATGCCGAGATTGAGTGCAACTTGCAGTGCTTTCATCGTATCGTCGCGGCAATCCGGGTAGCCGGAAAAATCTGTTTCGCACATGCCGCCAACCAAGACATCCAGACCGCGGCGATAAGCAACCGTCGCGGCTACCATCATGAAAAGCAAATTGCGACCGGGCACAAAGGTATTGGGCAGGCCGTTTTCCATCATCGCGATTTCTACATTTTGCGTGAGTGCGGTATCGGATATTTTTGAAATCAGCGACAGATCGATCATGTGATCCTCGCCCAGCTTGTTATCCCATTCCGGTGAAAACGCGCGCAGCTTTTGCAGCACACTGGGGCGTACTGTCAGCTCGATCGCATGTCGCTGACCGTAGTCAAAGCCGATTGTTTCAACCTTGGCATAGCGCGAGAGCGCCCATGCTACGCAGGTAGTGGAATCTTG is a genomic window containing:
- the queC gene encoding 7-cyano-7-deazaguanine synthase QueC produces the protein MSSADGALVLFSGGQDSTTCVAWALSRYAKVETIGFDYGQRHAIELTVRPSVLQKLRAFSPEWDNKLGEDHMIDLSLISKISDTALTQNVEIAMMENGLPNTFVPGRNLLFMMVAATVAYRRGLDVLVGGMCETDFSGYPDCRDDTMKALQVALNLGMATRLKVETPLMWIDKAETWKMAQDLGGPPLVDLIREGTHTCYLGERGALHAWGYGCGTCPACALRARGYENFIAQENG